The Sulfurimonas aquatica genomic sequence CCTCTTTCATCTCGACCATTACTGAAGCAGTTGGTTCAACTTGCTTAGATACAAAAAGTGTATCTTTTGGCAATGCTAAACTTACACTTGCTTTTTCTATTGGCTCGAGTGCGTTAATTGTTCTGGAGAGCTCTCCCTCTAAAGCACGAAGATGTTTAATTTTTTGATCAAAACTTGTAGCTCCAAACTCCTGCTTATCAAAAAGTTCGAACCCTACTCCACTATCTTTAGGAATACCTAAAGAAGCTATGGAAATTCGCTGTTTATAAACCGCTGAACTTGGAACCTTGATGACATTATTTGCGCCAAGTTCGTAAGGAATGGAGTCTTTTTCAAGTTGTTCTACAACTTTTGCCGCATCGGAGGAGCTTAAGGAATCAAATAGAACTTCATAATTACTTCTTTCGCTTTTTTTAGCAGTAAAGACTACCAAAAAGATTAAAAAACTTATAATCCCTGCAATTGCAATAGCGATGATAATCTTTTGCTGTTTAGTTAGTTTTGCATACAAAACAACTAATTGTGAAAAAAGTACTTTAAAGTCCATTAATGTCTCATATTAAATTTTATAATAGTTCTGATGTTAGTTCAAAAAAGCGAGTGTTTTGTTCTTTTGTTCCAACTGTTACACGAATTGCATTCATTCCATAACCACTTAAGTCTCTCACAATCATCCCTTTTCTAAGTAAAGAGTCCGATATTTGAGTAGAATTTTGAGCATCATTGAGGCATAAAGTAACAAAGTTTGTATAACTCTCTATTATATCTATATTTTTCTCATTTACAAACTCTTTATAACGATTCATCTCTTCAAAATTTAATGCGATACAATTATTTACAAACTCTTGGTCTTCAATCGCAACAGACGCCGCTTCAAGAGAGAGTGTAGTGATATTAAAAGGTGGTCTTAATTTATATAGCTCTTTAATTATTTTTGGATTTGATATTCCATAACCAACTCTCATTCCACCAAGTCCATAAGCTTTAGAAAATGTACCAAGATATATAACGTTGTCAAATTTTTCTATTAACTCTTTAGGAGTTATACTCTTATTTTTATCTTTAAATGCCGCATACTCCATATAAGCGCCATCAACAACAACTAATGTCTCACTATCTATCTTGGATATAAACGCAACTAAATCAGTTGTGCTAATAGCATCGCCCGTTGGATTATTTGGAGTACATAAAAATATTATTTCTGGTTTTTGGGCCTTATAAAGTTCATAAAACTCATCCAAATCATGCTCTTGTGACGCCGTTCTAATTACTTGAGCTCCTATATGTTTTGCATAAATCTCATACATGGCAAACGTAACGCTGTTCATTAATATTTTTGAATTAGAATCTGCCTTAGCATGCATGATAAATTCAATAACTTGGTCACTTCCGCTACCAATAATTATGTTTGGAACCTCAATGTCAAAGTGTTTTTTCACTGCGTCTTTGAGTCTTGTCATACTATCATCAGGGTATAGCGACATCTTTTTGACAATAGCACCTACCGCATCTTGAACTT encodes the following:
- the hisC gene encoding histidinol-phosphate transaminase translates to MKFNKKLENIKTYEAGKPIELVVREFGIESTEIVKLASNENPYGCSTKVQDAVGAIVKKMSLYPDDSMTRLKDAVKKHFDIEVPNIIIGSGSDQVIEFIMHAKADSNSKILMNSVTFAMYEIYAKHIGAQVIRTASQEHDLDEFYELYKAQKPEIIFLCTPNNPTGDAISTTDLVAFISKIDSETLVVVDGAYMEYAAFKDKNKSITPKELIEKFDNVIYLGTFSKAYGLGGMRVGYGISNPKIIKELYKLRPPFNITTLSLEAASVAIEDQEFVNNCIALNFEEMNRYKEFVNEKNIDIIESYTNFVTLCLNDAQNSTQISDSLLRKGMIVRDLSGYGMNAIRVTVGTKEQNTRFFELTSELL